A genomic window from Triticum urartu cultivar G1812 chromosome 7, Tu2.1, whole genome shotgun sequence includes:
- the LOC125525710 gene encoding GATA transcription factor 20-like isoform X1, protein MAPSFWGPEFPPQPAAVFDDLALVEAEDAYEGEGDEQHEHGSDGEVVPMDIEDLEEAHLSCGCGRNLLTLCFRGVVHIFMSASPDKVSQVEAALSLQGRLDPADSTTVPPAARNTLTMIFRGQECSFDSVTPDEVQDVLLSLAGRELMVPRIELKMEFLHGSYDFDSVSPDKLQAALPLLGGMDLTVSTALPCANNQLTEPLICWIDVFDPVFPDKMQALLSLLGGDELNPGIGGGASPSIPYRLFLQSINHVCGGTIDEI, encoded by the exons ATGGCACCGTCGTTCTGGGGCCCCGAGTTCCCCCCGCAGCCGGCGGCGGTGTTCGATGACCTCGCGCTCGTGGAGGCGGAGGACGCGTACGAGGGCGAGGGGGACGAGCAGCATGAGCACGGCAGCGACGGGGAAGTCGTCCCGATGGACATCGAGGACCTGGAGGAGGCGCATCTCTCCTGCGGCTGCGGCCGCAACCTGCTCACCCTGTGCTTCCGGGGCGTTGTGCACATCTTCATGTCCGCCTCCCCTGACAAGGTGTCGCAGGTGGAAGCTGCACTTTCGCTGCAGGGGCGATTGGATCCGGCGGACTCTACCACTGTGCCGCCCGCCGCGCGCAACACGCTCACCATGATCTTCCGGGGCCAGGAGTGCAGTTTCGACTCTGTAACCCCTGATGAG GTGCAAGATGTACTTTTGTCGCTCGCGGGAAGGGAGCTGATGGTCCCTAGGATTGAGCTCAAAATGGAGTTCCTGCACGGGAGCTACGACTTCGACTCTGTATCCCCTGATAAG TTGCAAGCTGCACTTCCGCTGCTGGGGGGAATGGATCTGACGGTCTCTACGGCTCTGCCATGTGCCAACAACCAGCTCACTGAACCCTTGATATGCTGGATCGACGTGTTCGACCCTGTATTCCCTGATAAG ATGCAAGCTTTACTTTCGCTGCTCGGGGGAGACGAGCTCAACCCAGGCATTGGTGGTGGAGCATCACCATCAATTCCATACAGACTATTTTTACAGTCTATAAACCATGTTTG TGGTGGCACCATTGATGAGATTTAG
- the LOC125525710 gene encoding GATA transcription factor 20-like isoform X2, protein MAPSFWGPEFPPQPAAVFDDLALVEAEDAYEGEGDEQHEHGSDGEVVPMDIEDLEEAHLSCGCGRNLLTLCFRGVVHIFMSASPDKVSQVEAALSLQGRLDPADSTTVPPAARNTLTMIFRGQECSFDSVTPDEVQDVLLSLAGRELMVPRIELKMEFLHGSYDFDSVSPDKLQAALPLLGGMDLTVSTALPCANNQLTEPLICWIDVFDPVFPDKMQALLSLLGGDELNPGIGGGASPSIPYRLFLQSINHVW, encoded by the exons ATGGCACCGTCGTTCTGGGGCCCCGAGTTCCCCCCGCAGCCGGCGGCGGTGTTCGATGACCTCGCGCTCGTGGAGGCGGAGGACGCGTACGAGGGCGAGGGGGACGAGCAGCATGAGCACGGCAGCGACGGGGAAGTCGTCCCGATGGACATCGAGGACCTGGAGGAGGCGCATCTCTCCTGCGGCTGCGGCCGCAACCTGCTCACCCTGTGCTTCCGGGGCGTTGTGCACATCTTCATGTCCGCCTCCCCTGACAAGGTGTCGCAGGTGGAAGCTGCACTTTCGCTGCAGGGGCGATTGGATCCGGCGGACTCTACCACTGTGCCGCCCGCCGCGCGCAACACGCTCACCATGATCTTCCGGGGCCAGGAGTGCAGTTTCGACTCTGTAACCCCTGATGAG GTGCAAGATGTACTTTTGTCGCTCGCGGGAAGGGAGCTGATGGTCCCTAGGATTGAGCTCAAAATGGAGTTCCTGCACGGGAGCTACGACTTCGACTCTGTATCCCCTGATAAG TTGCAAGCTGCACTTCCGCTGCTGGGGGGAATGGATCTGACGGTCTCTACGGCTCTGCCATGTGCCAACAACCAGCTCACTGAACCCTTGATATGCTGGATCGACGTGTTCGACCCTGTATTCCCTGATAAG ATGCAAGCTTTACTTTCGCTGCTCGGGGGAGACGAGCTCAACCCAGGCATTGGTGGTGGAGCATCACCATCAATTCCATACAGACTATTTTTACAGTCTATAAACCATGTTTGGTAA